Within the Solibacillus silvestris genome, the region CAATTCCTACATTGGATAAAGTACGTTTTAACAACTCCGGTACAGAAGCCGTGATGACATGTGTCCGTGTAGCACGCGCATTTACAGGCCGTACAAAGATCATTAAATTTGCCGGCTGCTATCACGGTCACTTCGACCAAGTACTTGTTGCTGCGGGATCAGGTCCAGCAACATTAGGTTCGCCTGACTCTGCCGGTGTTCCTCATGCTGTCGCTACGGAAGTAATTACAGTTCCTTTTAACAATAAGGAACAATTCACATTAGCAATGGAAAAATGGGGTAATGATGTTGCAGGGATTTTAATCGAGCCAATCGTTGGCAACTTTGGAATTGTTGAACCGCATAAAGGATTTTTGGAACATGTACATGCATTGGCAAAAGAGAATGGTGCCTTAACAATCCACGATGAAGTTATCACAGCTTTTCGTTTCCACTACGGGGCAGCACATACAATGCTAGGCTTAACTCCGGACTTAGTCGCAATGGGGAAAGTAATCGGCGGTGGTCTGCCAATCGGTGCATACGGTGGTCGTAAAGAAGTAATGGAAACAGTCGCTCCACTAGGTCCTGCATACCAGGCAGGTACAATGGCCGGAAATCCTGCAAGTATGCAAGCAGGGATTGCATGTCTTGAAGTGTTACAGCAACCGGGGATTTATGAAGAAATGGATCGCTTAGGTGCTCTTCTAGAAGAAGGTATTTTAGCTGCTGCCAAAAAACATAATGTTACGATTACATTAAACCGTTTAAAAGGTGCGTTCGCTATTTACTTTACTGATGTAAAAGTGGAAAACTATGAGCAAGCGGAAAATACGGACGGTGAAAAGTTCGGTCGCTTCTTTAAATTAATGTTATCTCAAGGCATCAACTTAGCCCCTTCAAAATATGAAGCATGGTTCTTAACGACAGAACATACAGAAGCAGATGTAGAAGAAACATTAAAAGCAGTAGATTACGCATTTTCTCAACTTTAATAAAAACTGCCGCTATATATTTTATAGCGGCTTCTCTTCATTGACTCCCTCAGAAAGGAGGAAAAGAATATGAAATTAGGTGCACGCGTTTTAAAAACGGGTGTTGCAATCGTTTTCGCCTTATTTTTAGCTCAAATACTGAATGTACCCTCACCTGTGTTTGCTGCAATTGCTGCTGTATTCGCAATCCAGCCTTCTATTTACCGCTCTTATCTTACAATTTTAGAGCAAATACAGGGTAATATAATCGGCGCTACCATTGCTGTCCTATTCGGTCTCATTTTCGGACATCATATCGTGGCTGTCGGTATTGCCGCTATTGTTGTCCTTGGCATTATGATGAAGTTGAAGCTCGAAAAATCCGTTTCACTGGCACTCGTAACGATGATTGCCATTATGGAAGTACCGGGCGATGATTTTCTAATGTTTGGTTTAATCCGATTTAGTACTGTCATGCTGGGTGTTTTTGCTGCTTTCGTTGTCAATATGTTATTTGTACCGCCTAAATACGAAATAAAATTATTTAAAATGATTAACTCTGTCCAGGATGATATCATTCGCTGGACACGTTTAGCCGTTCGCCAGGCTAGTGAACATACTTCAACAAAAATGGCTGTAAGTAAATTGCAGTCCCGACTAAATGAAATTGATACAATGTATGGTTTTTTCAAAGAAGAACGCAGCTATTTCAAAAACCGGAAGTATGTGAAAGCCCGAAAACTGGTTATTTACCGCCAAATGTTATTAACTTCGAAAAAAAGCTATGAGTTGCTCGTTCGTCTGCATAAACATGAAAATGAGCTCGGGAAGTTACCAAGTAAATTTCAAGTAATTATTCAAGAACGTTTAGACTTCTTGTTAACCTATCATGAACAACTGTTATTGAAGTATACCGGGAAGCTGAGGCCAGAACATTCAAAATGGACACGTCATGAAGAGTATCTGCAAGGTAGTGAACTAATGGAGCAGTTTATTAAACAAATCGCCCTTGCTCAAGAAGAGGCTGCTGAAGATGAACAGTTTTCAAGCTATCATCTGCTCTATATTTTATCGCGTATCTTAGATTACGAAGAAAACCTGGAGCATCTTGATACATTGATAGTTTCCTATCGTAGCTTCCACAGTGAAGAAAAAAACCTCGACTTGGAATCAGAGTTTTATTAAATAAAGGCTGGGACAGAAGTAGAAATTTCATAAACTAAGGAGAAAAACCTTATTAAGAAACGGATATTTTATAAAATTGATTGGAATGGAGGGCGAGTGTAGCTGACGGCTAGCGCCTTTCGCTACAAGCAAAGCTTCCTGCGGGAATAGCGTGACCCCTGAGACTACAGGCTCAGGCCACGCCCGCGGAAAGCGTCCCGGAATGGAAATCAATTTTTACGCTCAGCAAAAAAATGCCATTTTTCTCTAAGAGAAAAATGGCATTTTTGGGTTATGTCCCACCCTCTTTTAACTTTTCATCTTCGGATCAAGTGCATCCCGTAATCCGTCACCCATAAGGTTAAAGCCGATTACTGTGAGCATAATTGCCAGTCCCGGGAAAATCATCGCCCATGGTGCGTTCATTAAAAACATCCGCGCAT harbors:
- a CDS encoding glutamate-1-semialdehyde aminotransferase (Converts (S)-4-amino-5-oxopentanoate to 5-aminolevulinate during the porphyrin biosynthesis pathway), producing the protein MNHTKSEQLHAEALEHIVGGVNSPSRSYKAVGGGAPVVMVRGKGAYFWDVDGNRYIDYLAAYGPIVTGHGHPHIAKAIAHAAETGVLFGTPTEHEIKFAKMLKEAIPTLDKVRFNNSGTEAVMTCVRVARAFTGRTKIIKFAGCYHGHFDQVLVAAGSGPATLGSPDSAGVPHAVATEVITVPFNNKEQFTLAMEKWGNDVAGILIEPIVGNFGIVEPHKGFLEHVHALAKENGALTIHDEVITAFRFHYGAAHTMLGLTPDLVAMGKVIGGGLPIGAYGGRKEVMETVAPLGPAYQAGTMAGNPASMQAGIACLEVLQQPGIYEEMDRLGALLEEGILAAAKKHNVTITLNRLKGAFAIYFTDVKVENYEQAENTDGEKFGRFFKLMLSQGINLAPSKYEAWFLTTEHTEADVEETLKAVDYAFSQL